A genomic window from Populus nigra chromosome 7, ddPopNigr1.1, whole genome shotgun sequence includes:
- the LOC133698547 gene encoding cytochrome b-c1 complex subunit 9, mitochondrial, with protein sequence MDYTARRNGGGVFEGLYKLIMRRNSIYVTFVIAGAFAGERAVDYGVRKLWEHNNVGKRYEDIPVLGQRPSE encoded by the exons atgGATTACACAGCACGGAGAAATGGAGGAGGCGTGTTCGAAGGTCTCTACAAGTTGATTATGCGCCGTAACTCCATCTACGTTACCTTCGTCATCGCCGGCGCTTTTGCCGGTGAGCGG GCTGTGGATTATGGAGTTCGTAAACTATGGGAGCACAACAATGTTGGG AAACGGTACGAGGACATTCCAGTTTTGGGGCAAAGGCCATCAGAATGA